A genomic region of Fretibacterium sp. OH1220_COT-178 contains the following coding sequences:
- a CDS encoding HAL/PAL/TAL family ammonia-lyase gives MEPLVLTGKDLSLADLYSVVYDRRKVALQERAKERAMASRQILFDMAAAGKPVYGLNRGVGWNKDTEFDSSFFEQYNKNVLNTHSVGVGDLSSSEEVRAMMLIRLNKALLGHVGISVEILELYCAFLNEGIHPQVPRRSSVGEGDITALAHIGLAFIGEGTVEYGGRVLPAGEALKLCGLKPVVLGPKDGLGILSSNAQGEALAALFLRDAETLVATANGVFALSLEGLNGVMESLREDVNGVRGLAGQIRSAWECRALLEGSFLHLPDPARALQDPLCFRCAHAVSGTVYDALDYVRSILEVQINATDDNPCILLEAGRSYVSPNFETLSLALAVEMAASALSHLSKMSCYRMLKLADPAFTKLTRALTPKEVEVLAFTTVQKTFTMLDAENRLWANPSSMDYYAVSGTIEDHASNLPLAADKASRIVGNLHYILGIELMHAAQAVDLRGKKPLGEGTRKIYEIFRRAVPFYDRDRNLSRDIEKARELLASGDLLPSF, from the coding sequence ATGGAGCCCTTGGTGCTGACGGGGAAAGATCTCTCGCTTGCCGATCTTTATTCGGTGGTTTACGACCGCAGGAAGGTGGCCCTCCAGGAGCGGGCCAAGGAGCGCGCCATGGCTTCGCGCCAGATCCTGTTCGATATGGCGGCCGCCGGCAAGCCCGTTTACGGCCTGAATCGCGGAGTCGGGTGGAACAAGGATACCGAGTTCGATTCGTCCTTCTTCGAGCAGTACAACAAAAACGTGCTGAATACCCACAGCGTTGGGGTCGGGGACCTCAGCTCCTCCGAGGAGGTCCGCGCCATGATGCTGATCCGCCTGAACAAGGCGCTGCTCGGGCACGTGGGCATCTCGGTCGAGATTCTGGAGCTCTACTGCGCCTTCCTCAACGAGGGCATCCATCCGCAGGTCCCCAGGCGCTCGTCCGTGGGCGAGGGGGACATCACGGCCCTGGCCCATATCGGACTGGCCTTCATCGGGGAGGGCACGGTCGAGTACGGCGGCAGGGTGCTTCCTGCGGGGGAGGCCCTGAAGCTCTGTGGGCTGAAGCCCGTCGTGCTGGGGCCCAAGGACGGACTGGGGATCCTCTCGTCCAACGCTCAGGGCGAGGCCCTCGCGGCGCTGTTTCTCAGGGATGCAGAGACGCTGGTCGCTACGGCCAACGGCGTTTTTGCCCTCAGCCTCGAGGGGCTCAACGGGGTCATGGAGTCCCTGCGGGAGGACGTGAACGGCGTCCGCGGCCTTGCGGGCCAGATTCGCTCCGCCTGGGAGTGTCGGGCGCTGCTGGAGGGCAGCTTTCTGCATCTTCCCGACCCGGCCCGGGCGCTGCAGGACCCTCTGTGCTTCCGGTGCGCCCACGCGGTCTCCGGAACGGTCTACGACGCGCTCGACTACGTGCGCTCCATTCTGGAGGTTCAGATCAACGCCACGGACGACAATCCCTGCATCCTCCTGGAGGCCGGCAGGAGCTACGTCAGCCCCAACTTCGAGACGCTGAGCCTGGCCCTGGCGGTCGAGATGGCGGCGTCCGCCCTCAGCCACCTGTCGAAGATGTCCTGCTACCGGATGCTCAAGCTCGCCGATCCCGCCTTCACCAAGCTCACCCGGGCCCTTACCCCCAAGGAGGTCGAGGTGCTGGCCTTCACCACGGTCCAGAAGACCTTCACGATGCTGGACGCGGAGAACAGGCTCTGGGCCAATCCCTCCTCGATGGACTACTACGCGGTGTCGGGGACGATCGAGGATCACGCGAGCAACCTTCCCCTGGCCGCGGACAAGGCTTCCCGGATCGTCGGGAACCTCCATTACATTCTGGGCATCGAGCTGATGCACGCGGCCCAGGCCGTGGACCTCAGGGGCAAAAAACCCCTGGGCGAGGGGACCCGGAAAATTTATGAAATTTTCCGCAGGGCCGTGCCCTTCTACGACCGCGACAGGAACCTGAGCCGGGATATCGAGAAGGCGCGGGAGCTCCTGGCGTCGGGGGACCTGCTTCCCTCCTTCTAA
- a CDS encoding ornithine cyclodeaminase family protein, whose amino-acid sequence MSALKIHFISGSDIERMALTDDEIVGAVEKSLLAQGQGQVVIEPREHLIPDPSFNGHFNILRGYIAPLDMAGVKVVGDYVDNYKVGLPSELALITLYDPRTGVPRAIVDCTEITCMRTGALTALGAKHLAKKKCKVLGHLGSRGTSWWNVVLLDNIFDFEEIRVNSRRPESRNDFAKRLSERLGKEVKAVETSEECLVGADIMVEATRLTTPEPLLKTEWVTPGTFVVPYGTISAVEFSLTDVMDKIVVDDWGQCKGGKFGSLRRHVDEGKLTEKTLHSELGEIVAGKKPGRENDRERILFWHRGLSLNDIALASLIYDKAREMGLGAQVDFH is encoded by the coding sequence ATGAGTGCTTTGAAGATCCATTTCATCAGTGGGAGCGATATCGAGAGGATGGCCCTGACGGACGACGAGATCGTCGGAGCCGTCGAGAAGAGCCTGTTGGCGCAGGGACAGGGACAGGTCGTGATCGAACCGCGCGAGCACCTGATCCCCGATCCGAGCTTCAACGGGCATTTCAACATCCTCCGCGGCTATATCGCCCCGCTGGACATGGCCGGAGTCAAGGTCGTGGGCGACTACGTGGACAATTACAAGGTCGGCCTGCCCTCGGAGCTGGCTCTGATCACGCTGTACGATCCTCGGACGGGCGTCCCCAGGGCCATCGTGGACTGCACGGAGATCACCTGCATGCGGACGGGGGCGCTCACGGCTCTGGGGGCCAAGCATCTGGCGAAGAAGAAGTGCAAGGTTCTGGGGCATCTGGGATCGCGCGGCACGTCCTGGTGGAACGTCGTTTTGTTGGACAACATCTTCGACTTCGAGGAGATCCGGGTGAACAGCCGTCGGCCGGAGTCCAGAAACGATTTCGCCAAGCGGCTCTCGGAGCGCCTGGGCAAGGAGGTCAAGGCCGTCGAGACGAGCGAGGAGTGCCTGGTGGGGGCCGATATCATGGTGGAGGCCACGCGCCTGACGACGCCCGAACCGCTGCTGAAGACGGAGTGGGTGACCCCGGGAACCTTCGTCGTTCCCTATGGGACGATCAGCGCCGTGGAGTTCTCGCTGACCGACGTGATGGACAAGATCGTGGTCGACGACTGGGGCCAGTGCAAGGGCGGCAAGTTCGGTTCTCTGAGGCGCCACGTCGACGAGGGCAAGCTGACGGAGAAAACCCTCCACTCGGAGCTGGGCGAAATTGTGGCGGGCAAGAAGCCGGGCCGCGAGAACGACCGGGAGCGCATCCTGTTCTGGCACCGCGGGCTTTCGCTGAACGACATCGCCCTGGCGAGCCTGATCTACGACAAGGCGCGGGAGATGGGGCTGGGAGCCCAGGTGGACTTTCACTGA
- a CDS encoding peptide ABC transporter substrate-binding protein gives MRRCMQWLLVLAAVFSPALAGAGFAAEREVVYNLGVEPRTIDPVLNNAVDGSNVIFNLFEGLVRIGFDDAPEPGCAERWEVAEDGLSWTFHLRPGLKWADGTQMTAEHFRYGFLRALDPANASPYAHLGFFIKNGEAFFNEKAKAEDVGLVAVDDATFRIDLEYPSPLMLDYLSYHIFYPARAEVVEKDPRGWSSRPETTPCNGPFMITEWKHNSEMTLMKNPHYWDADNVKVDKLRLVMITDTNTALAAFKAGRVDLIDRIPPQMTPQLVKSGEAKVAPTLGTSFSVFNVKRPPFDNPLVRRAFNLAIDRTAMVEKVTLGGQKPAVAFIPYGIPGVESGKDFRAEDKGYLPERADVETAKKLLAEAGYPDGKGFPKVTYKYNLNPINKAVAEALQAMWKQNLGVEVELSNEEWKVFIDTRIQKNFDVARHAYIVDFFDAGSLLELWQTGVPENVANFSDAEYDALVKDSLRQMDRAKRIDSLHRAEAILMRDLPVLPIYFYSTPYMQSARVKGIYISPRNWVFFRGAEIVE, from the coding sequence ATGAGAAGGTGTATGCAGTGGCTTCTGGTGCTGGCGGCGGTGTTCTCTCCGGCGCTGGCCGGTGCGGGATTCGCGGCGGAGAGGGAGGTCGTCTACAACCTGGGGGTCGAGCCCCGGACGATCGACCCGGTGCTGAACAACGCGGTGGACGGGTCGAACGTGATCTTCAACCTCTTCGAGGGGCTGGTGCGCATCGGCTTCGACGATGCGCCGGAGCCGGGGTGTGCGGAGAGGTGGGAGGTGGCCGAGGACGGCCTGTCCTGGACGTTCCATCTGCGTCCCGGCCTCAAGTGGGCGGACGGGACGCAGATGACGGCGGAGCACTTCCGCTACGGGTTTCTGAGGGCGCTCGACCCCGCAAACGCGTCCCCCTACGCCCACCTGGGCTTCTTCATCAAGAACGGCGAGGCGTTCTTCAACGAGAAGGCCAAGGCCGAGGACGTGGGATTGGTCGCGGTGGACGACGCCACGTTCCGCATCGATCTGGAGTATCCGTCCCCGCTGATGCTGGACTACCTGTCCTACCACATCTTCTATCCGGCGCGGGCCGAAGTGGTGGAGAAGGACCCGCGCGGGTGGAGCTCCAGGCCGGAGACGACCCCCTGCAACGGGCCGTTCATGATCACGGAGTGGAAGCACAACAGCGAGATGACCCTGATGAAGAACCCCCACTACTGGGACGCGGACAACGTGAAGGTGGACAAGCTCCGTCTGGTGATGATCACGGACACCAACACGGCCCTGGCCGCGTTCAAGGCGGGCAGGGTCGACCTGATCGACCGGATTCCGCCGCAGATGACGCCGCAGCTCGTCAAGAGCGGCGAGGCGAAGGTGGCCCCGACGCTCGGCACCTCCTTCTCCGTCTTCAACGTCAAGAGGCCGCCGTTCGACAACCCGCTGGTGCGCCGGGCCTTCAACCTGGCGATCGACCGGACCGCGATGGTGGAGAAGGTGACGCTGGGCGGCCAGAAGCCGGCCGTCGCGTTCATCCCCTACGGAATCCCCGGCGTCGAATCCGGCAAGGACTTCCGCGCGGAGGACAAGGGGTATCTGCCGGAGAGAGCCGATGTCGAGACGGCCAAAAAGCTGTTGGCCGAGGCCGGGTACCCGGACGGCAAGGGCTTTCCCAAGGTGACCTACAAGTACAACCTGAACCCCATCAACAAGGCCGTCGCGGAGGCGCTCCAGGCCATGTGGAAGCAGAACCTGGGCGTGGAGGTGGAGCTCTCGAACGAGGAGTGGAAGGTGTTCATCGACACGCGCATCCAGAAGAACTTCGACGTGGCGCGGCACGCCTACATCGTGGACTTCTTCGATGCGGGCAGCCTGCTGGAGCTGTGGCAGACGGGCGTTCCCGAGAACGTGGCCAACTTCTCCGACGCCGAGTACGACGCGCTGGTGAAGGACTCCCTCAGGCAGATGGACCGGGCCAAGCGCATCGATTCCCTGCACAGGGCCGAGGCGATCCTGATGCGCGACCTGCCGGTGCTGCCGATCTACTTCTACTCGACGCCCTACATGCAGAGCGCCCGGGTGAAGGGCATCTACATCTCTCCTCGCAATTGGGTGTTCTTCCGCGGCGCCGAGATCGTGGAATAG
- a CDS encoding formate/nitrite transporter family protein, with translation MQNGYLSPAEIAEYVVSVGQSKAELSISKQLVLGILAGAFIAFASQGSNEAIHTIKSVGLGKSLAGALFATGLILVVVAGGELFTGNSLMVMALAERRITLRALLRSWIVVYVGNLIGSVLVAYLVLKTGQLKYTEGLLGGFTIKIAASKTGLIFRKAFIMGILCNWLVCLAVGMAYGAKDVAGKVLAIFFPIWLFVTSGFEHSVANMYYIPAGIMAKADPLFMDKALELGVTLQQMEALNWRSMFLANLLPVTLGNILGGTLFVGLAYWFAYLKDARS, from the coding sequence GTGCAGAACGGTTATCTGAGTCCGGCCGAGATCGCGGAGTATGTCGTCAGCGTGGGACAGAGCAAAGCGGAACTTTCCATATCTAAACAGCTGGTTTTGGGGATTTTGGCCGGGGCGTTCATCGCGTTCGCCTCTCAGGGGTCCAACGAGGCCATTCACACCATCAAGTCCGTCGGTCTGGGCAAGTCTCTGGCCGGGGCGCTCTTCGCCACGGGGCTGATCCTGGTTGTGGTGGCTGGGGGAGAGTTGTTTACGGGAAACAGCCTGATGGTCATGGCTCTGGCGGAGCGCAGGATTACCCTCAGGGCCCTGTTGCGCAGTTGGATTGTCGTCTATGTGGGCAACCTGATCGGCTCCGTGTTGGTGGCCTACCTGGTCCTCAAGACGGGGCAGCTCAAATACACCGAGGGCCTTCTGGGGGGCTTCACCATAAAGATTGCGGCCTCCAAGACGGGGCTGATCTTCAGGAAGGCCTTCATCATGGGGATCCTCTGCAACTGGCTGGTCTGCCTCGCGGTCGGGATGGCCTACGGGGCCAAGGACGTGGCGGGCAAGGTCCTGGCGATCTTCTTCCCCATCTGGCTCTTCGTGACCTCGGGCTTCGAGCACAGCGTCGCGAACATGTACTACATTCCCGCGGGGATCATGGCCAAGGCCGACCCCTTGTTCATGGACAAGGCTCTGGAGCTGGGGGTCACACTTCAGCAGATGGAGGCACTGAACTGGAGGTCCATGTTCTTGGCGAACCTGCTTCCCGTCACCCTTGGGAACATCCTGGGCGGCACGCTCTTCGTGGGGCTGGCCTACTGGTTCGCCTACCTGAAGGACGCGCGTTCTTAA
- a CDS encoding LysR family transcriptional regulator, translating into MTLRHLRIFVEVATTRTMSRAASNLHISQPTVSQVIAELEKVYETKLFERFSKELKITDSGRLLLRYATHTLQAKTSLEKAMREHNAMDLIRVGGTVTVGTCVLNGIVRQIMHDHADVNVYLYVNNTGVIERKLLNNDLDIALVEGRIRSREILTRPMIPDTLVFVCDAAHPLAEREDLTLEEACVFPFILREKGSGTRARFEEAVRARGLTLNVRGEYNNAEAIVNAVSEGLGVTVISSRLIRKDLAADRLRIVPLKDCEPMERFFCLAWHRDKFLSRGVRVFIEAVEAFDGSFGR; encoded by the coding sequence ATGACGCTTCGACACCTTCGGATCTTCGTCGAGGTCGCGACGACCAGGACCATGAGCCGTGCCGCATCGAACCTGCACATTTCCCAGCCGACCGTCAGCCAGGTCATTGCGGAGCTTGAAAAGGTCTACGAGACGAAGCTGTTCGAACGGTTCAGCAAGGAACTGAAGATCACCGATTCGGGGCGCCTGCTGCTGCGCTACGCCACGCACACGCTCCAGGCCAAGACCAGCCTGGAAAAGGCCATGCGCGAGCACAACGCGATGGACCTGATCCGGGTCGGCGGCACCGTGACGGTGGGGACCTGCGTGCTGAACGGTATCGTGCGGCAGATCATGCACGACCATGCGGACGTCAACGTGTATCTGTACGTCAACAATACGGGGGTCATCGAGCGCAAACTGCTGAACAACGATCTGGACATCGCGCTCGTCGAGGGGAGGATTCGGAGCAGGGAGATCCTCACCCGTCCCATGATCCCCGACACCCTCGTATTCGTCTGCGACGCCGCCCACCCTCTGGCGGAGCGCGAGGATCTGACCCTGGAAGAGGCCTGCGTCTTTCCCTTCATCCTCAGGGAGAAGGGCAGCGGAACGCGGGCTCGGTTCGAGGAGGCCGTTCGGGCCAGGGGGCTGACCCTGAACGTCCGGGGCGAGTACAACAACGCGGAGGCCATCGTCAACGCGGTCTCGGAGGGGCTGGGCGTCACCGTCATCTCGTCGCGTCTGATCCGGAAGGACCTCGCCGCCGACCGCCTCAGGATCGTCCCGCTGAAGGACTGCGAGCCCATGGAACGTTTTTTCTGTCTGGCCTGGCACCGCGACAAGTTTCTTTCCCGGGGGGTGCGCGTCTTTATCGAGGCGGTGGAGGCGTTTGACGGCAGCTTCGGCCGCTGA
- a CDS encoding ABC transporter permease has product MNVFDGAAVPASPDLNDPSLFEPVGEAEKRGAEFLRPSRSYWQDAWGRLRRDRLALLGGAAILAILLLAVVGPWLSPYTYDAQNFMESNEMPSPKHWFGTDMFGRDLLVRVLYGARISLAVGFVASLINLTIGVIYGGVSGFVGGRTDNLMMRIVDTIHSVPLMIYVILLMVVVGPGLKSIFLTLGISYWASMARIVRSEVMRIKNEEFVLAARVLGASGTRMLLRHLIPNAMGPILVTLTFSIPQAIFAEAFLSFVGLGVSAPMASWGVLCNDAIGALAIYPWQLFFPAAAISVTILAFNFLGDGLRDALDPRLRK; this is encoded by the coding sequence ATGAATGTCTTCGATGGAGCCGCCGTACCGGCGTCCCCGGACCTGAACGATCCCTCCCTGTTCGAGCCCGTCGGAGAGGCCGAGAAGCGGGGCGCGGAATTTCTGCGCCCCTCCCGGAGCTATTGGCAGGACGCCTGGGGACGCCTCAGACGGGACCGGCTGGCCCTTCTGGGCGGGGCGGCGATCCTGGCGATCCTGCTCCTGGCCGTCGTGGGCCCCTGGCTCTCGCCCTACACCTACGACGCGCAGAATTTCATGGAGTCCAACGAAATGCCGAGCCCGAAGCACTGGTTCGGAACCGACATGTTCGGACGGGACCTCCTGGTGCGGGTGCTCTACGGCGCGCGGATCTCCCTTGCCGTGGGGTTCGTCGCGAGCCTCATCAACCTGACGATCGGCGTGATCTACGGCGGCGTCTCCGGCTTCGTCGGCGGGCGCACCGACAACCTGATGATGCGCATCGTCGACACCATCCACAGCGTTCCGCTGATGATCTACGTCATCCTCCTGATGGTCGTGGTGGGCCCCGGCCTCAAGAGCATCTTCCTCACCCTCGGCATCTCCTACTGGGCGTCCATGGCGCGCATCGTGCGCTCGGAGGTCATGAGGATCAAGAACGAGGAGTTCGTCCTGGCCGCCCGGGTCCTGGGCGCGTCCGGCACCCGGATGCTGCTGCGGCACCTCATCCCCAACGCGATGGGGCCCATCCTCGTGACGCTCACCTTCTCCATCCCCCAGGCCATCTTCGCCGAGGCGTTCCTGAGCTTCGTCGGACTGGGCGTCAGCGCGCCGATGGCGAGCTGGGGGGTGCTGTGCAACGACGCGATCGGGGCCCTGGCGATCTATCCGTGGCAGCTCTTCTTTCCCGCCGCGGCGATCTCGGTCACCATCCTGGCCTTCAACTTCCTGGGCGACGGCCTGCGCGATGCGCTGGACCCGCGCCTGAGGAAATGA
- a CDS encoding ABC transporter ATP-binding protein produces the protein MAREGSAVTARDVILRVEGLRTSFFTPVGEVKAVGGVSFELRRGEVLGIVGESGSGKSVTMLSLLRLLGTSGRVVGGRIDFDGTELTTLPERRMADLRGRRISMIFQDPMTSLNPVLSIGYQLQEPLRRHGGRTSSECRERALEMLRRVGIEPAERRIGQYPHQFSGGQRQRIMIAMALICNPDLLIADEPTTALDVTVQAQILELMKELQSQFGTSIVLITHDLGVIAGMADRVLVMYGGRIVEEGSRRDVFYAPAHPYTRGLLRSVPNPDELAKKRLIPIDGQPPDLLNPPAGCPYAARCPETMRICMGYPPPRTRLSDTHGTACWLSARPGGEEGR, from the coding sequence ATGGCGAGGGAGGGAAGCGCCGTGACGGCGAGGGACGTTATTCTGCGCGTGGAGGGCCTGCGGACCTCGTTCTTCACCCCGGTGGGGGAGGTCAAGGCGGTCGGGGGGGTGTCCTTCGAGCTGAGGCGGGGCGAGGTGCTGGGGATCGTGGGCGAGTCCGGCAGCGGCAAGAGCGTGACCATGCTGTCGCTGCTGCGGCTGCTCGGGACCTCCGGACGCGTCGTGGGAGGGCGCATCGACTTCGACGGGACCGAACTGACGACGCTCCCCGAACGGCGGATGGCCGACCTGCGGGGCAGGCGCATCTCCATGATCTTTCAGGACCCCATGACGAGCCTGAACCCGGTGCTCTCCATCGGCTACCAGCTGCAGGAGCCCCTGAGGCGGCACGGCGGCCGAACTTCGAGCGAGTGTCGGGAGCGCGCGCTCGAGATGCTGCGCCGCGTGGGCATAGAGCCCGCGGAGCGTCGCATCGGCCAGTATCCCCATCAGTTCAGCGGCGGCCAGCGCCAGCGCATCATGATCGCCATGGCGCTGATCTGCAATCCCGACCTGCTGATAGCCGACGAGCCGACCACGGCCCTGGACGTGACGGTCCAGGCCCAGATCCTGGAGCTGATGAAGGAGCTTCAGTCCCAGTTCGGGACGTCGATCGTCCTGATCACCCACGACCTGGGCGTCATCGCGGGAATGGCGGATCGCGTCCTGGTGATGTACGGCGGGAGGATCGTGGAGGAGGGGTCCCGGCGCGACGTCTTCTACGCCCCGGCACACCCCTATACGCGCGGGCTCCTGAGGTCGGTGCCCAACCCCGACGAGCTGGCGAAAAAACGTCTGATCCCCATCGACGGGCAGCCGCCCGACCTCTTGAACCCGCCCGCAGGCTGCCCCTACGCGGCGCGCTGTCCGGAGACGATGCGGATCTGCATGGGGTATCCGCCCCCGCGGACCCGACTTTCGGACACGCACGGGACGGCCTGCTGGCTCTCGGCCCGGCCGGGAGGGGAGGAGGGACGATGA
- a CDS encoding ABC transporter permease yields the protein MRKYIFQRVWTSLLTLFVVITLTFFMMRAIPGGPFTDEKGIPPHILAKIMDRYRLSDPLHVQYGRYLWDVLRLDLGPSYRYEGITVNELIRDGFPVSLMVGSMALAIALAVGIPAGIVSALRRGRWQDRSAMVLATLGITIPNFVIATALVYLFAYRWGWVTVGFWEGLPTALLPALTLAGYPTAFISRLTRSSMLEVIQQDYIRTAYSKGLRERTVVYIHALRNAIIPVVTYLGPLAAGILTGSFVVEQVFGVPGLGTFFVTSISNRDYTTIMGVTIFYSALLVFLNLVVDICLGFIDPRIKLH from the coding sequence GTGCGAAAATACATCTTCCAAAGGGTCTGGACCAGCCTTTTGACCCTGTTCGTGGTTATCACCCTCACCTTCTTCATGATGCGCGCCATCCCCGGCGGTCCCTTCACGGACGAGAAGGGGATCCCCCCGCACATCCTCGCCAAGATCATGGACCGCTATCGTCTGAGCGACCCGCTCCACGTGCAGTACGGGCGCTATCTCTGGGACGTCCTTCGCCTCGACCTGGGGCCCTCCTATCGCTACGAGGGCATAACGGTCAACGAGCTCATCCGCGACGGATTCCCCGTCTCCCTGATGGTGGGGTCCATGGCGCTCGCGATAGCGCTGGCCGTGGGGATCCCCGCGGGCATCGTCTCCGCACTGCGTCGCGGCCGATGGCAGGACCGCAGCGCGATGGTCCTGGCCACGCTCGGCATCACCATTCCAAACTTCGTCATCGCGACCGCGCTGGTGTACCTCTTCGCCTACCGGTGGGGCTGGGTGACGGTGGGCTTCTGGGAGGGGCTGCCCACGGCCCTGCTCCCCGCCCTGACCCTGGCGGGGTACCCCACGGCCTTCATCTCCCGCCTGACGCGCTCCAGCATGCTGGAGGTCATCCAGCAGGACTACATCCGCACGGCCTACTCCAAGGGCCTGAGGGAGCGCACGGTCGTCTACATCCACGCGCTGCGCAACGCCATCATCCCGGTCGTCACCTATCTGGGCCCTCTGGCCGCAGGAATACTGACGGGCAGCTTCGTCGTGGAGCAGGTGTTCGGCGTTCCCGGGCTCGGCACCTTCTTCGTCACCAGCATCTCCAACCGCGACTACACCACCATCATGGGGGTCACGATCTTCTACAGCGCCCTGCTGGTCTTCCTGAACCTGGTCGTGGACATCTGCCTCGGGTTCATCGACCCGCGGATCAAGCTTCATTGA
- a CDS encoding ABC transporter ATP-binding protein — protein MSGRNGAPLLEVCGLAKHFAVSGGTVRSVDGISFSIRAGETLGLVGESGCGKTTAGRTIVRLYEPTDGSVRFMGQDISRLSQREMLPWRKRMQMIFQDPYASLNPRMTVGDIVMEPMVIHGFPRDERPDRVRRLLRLVGLNSEHANRYPHEFSGGQRQRIGIARALAVEPEFIVCDEPISALDVSIQAQIVNTLEDLQDELGLTYLFIAHDLSMVKHISDRIAVMYLGGIVELAESNELYTNPMHPYTRSLLSAIPIPDPDLSDARRRIALSGEVPSPLNPPSGCKFHTRCPHADDACRRVVPELTDVGNGHLCACPKLP, from the coding sequence ATGAGCGGACGAAACGGCGCCCCCCTGCTGGAGGTGTGCGGACTGGCCAAGCACTTTGCCGTCTCGGGCGGCACGGTGCGTTCGGTCGACGGGATCTCCTTCTCCATCCGCGCCGGGGAGACCCTGGGGCTGGTGGGGGAATCCGGCTGCGGCAAGACCACGGCGGGGCGGACCATCGTCAGGCTCTACGAGCCCACGGACGGATCGGTCCGCTTCATGGGGCAGGACATCTCGCGCCTCTCCCAGAGGGAGATGCTTCCATGGCGCAAACGGATGCAGATGATCTTTCAGGATCCCTACGCCTCGCTGAACCCGCGCATGACGGTGGGGGACATCGTGATGGAGCCGATGGTCATCCACGGTTTCCCCAGGGACGAGCGGCCCGACCGCGTTCGGCGCCTTCTGAGGCTGGTCGGGCTGAACAGCGAACACGCCAACCGCTATCCGCACGAGTTCAGCGGCGGTCAGCGCCAGCGCATCGGGATCGCCCGGGCGCTGGCCGTGGAGCCGGAGTTCATCGTCTGCGACGAGCCGATCTCGGCGCTGGACGTCTCGATCCAGGCCCAGATCGTCAACACCCTGGAGGACCTGCAGGACGAGCTGGGGCTCACGTACCTCTTCATCGCCCATGACCTGTCGATGGTCAAGCACATCAGCGACCGCATCGCGGTGATGTACCTGGGCGGCATCGTGGAGCTGGCCGAGAGCAACGAGCTCTACACCAACCCCATGCACCCCTACACCCGGTCCCTGCTCTCGGCCATCCCCATCCCGGACCCGGACCTGTCGGACGCCCGCCGGCGCATCGCGTTGTCGGGCGAGGTCCCAAGTCCCCTGAACCCTCCCTCGGGCTGCAAGTTCCACACGCGCTGCCCCCATGCCGACGACGCCTGCCGGCGGGTCGTCCCGGAACTGACCGACGTGGGAAACGGGCACCTGTGCGCGTGCCCGAAACTTCCCTGA